A genomic region of Janthinobacterium lividum contains the following coding sequences:
- a CDS encoding LysR family transcriptional regulator — MARQDINRAFEMAVFVAVVETGAFSAAARRLALTPSAVSKLVSRLEARLGARLLQRSTRQLHTTPEGDAFFVQCKRILDDIDGAEREAAQGAAPRGRLRINCFVPFGVRHLLPILPEFAQRYPDIVLDVVVSDAIVDLLEDRTDIAIRTGKLKESNLVARKLGEDAMVVVASPAYVARHGLPRTPQDLSTHNLLAFNFRCQNETWPFLDEAGNTVQVAPQGNTCVSDGESMRQLVLAGMGLGRFSRQHVLRDIEQGDLIPVLQDYNPGDKELVHAVFVGPGLQVPARVRVMLDYLLEKVKLG, encoded by the coding sequence ATGGCCAGGCAAGACATCAACCGCGCGTTCGAGATGGCCGTGTTTGTGGCCGTGGTGGAAACGGGCGCCTTTTCCGCCGCAGCGCGCCGCCTGGCCTTGACGCCGTCGGCCGTCAGCAAACTCGTCAGTCGCCTGGAAGCGCGGCTCGGCGCCCGTTTGCTTCAGCGCAGCACGCGCCAGCTCCACACGACGCCCGAAGGCGACGCTTTCTTTGTGCAGTGCAAGCGCATCCTCGACGATATCGATGGCGCCGAGCGCGAAGCGGCCCAGGGCGCGGCGCCGCGCGGGCGCCTGCGCATCAACTGCTTCGTGCCGTTCGGCGTGCGCCATCTGCTGCCCATCCTGCCCGAGTTCGCGCAGCGCTATCCCGACATCGTGCTTGACGTGGTGGTCAGCGATGCCATCGTCGACTTGCTGGAAGACCGCACGGACATCGCCATCCGCACGGGCAAGCTGAAGGAATCGAACCTGGTGGCGCGCAAGCTGGGTGAAGACGCGATGGTCGTGGTGGCCTCGCCCGCGTATGTGGCACGGCACGGCCTGCCGCGCACGCCGCAGGACTTATCCACGCACAATCTGCTGGCCTTCAATTTCCGCTGCCAGAACGAAACCTGGCCCTTTCTCGATGAGGCGGGCAACACCGTGCAGGTGGCGCCGCAGGGCAATACCTGCGTCAGCGATGGCGAAAGCATGCGCCAGCTGGTGCTGGCAGGCATGGGACTGGGACGCTTTTCGCGCCAGCACGTGCTGCGCGATATCGAGCAAGGCGATTTGATACCCGTGCTGCAGGACTACAATCCGGGCGACAAGGAACTCGTGCACGCCGTCTTCGTGGGGCCAGGCCTGCAAGTGCCGGCCAGGGTGCGCGTGATGCTCGATTATCTGCTGGAAAAAGTAAAACTGGGGTGA
- a CDS encoding putative bifunctional diguanylate cyclase/phosphodiesterase, with protein MLEAKVALCLRLAQDAREQAGPQQAATMARLEEELERLRGASRPVVRVAPADALLEIDPDGFLIGWNHGAEQMFGYSELEALGQHILFLYPEDDAEASVLELHFTQGDVATDVRRRKKSGMVTWLRMHRHVIHDQAGKACGMAVRLSAMSEPLSDVDKVRLHARIIEDSEQAVLITDAEERIVSINSSFSRITGYSPAEAIGRTPDLLRSGVHDPDFRAKVRAAMRGHGSWRGEIIGKRKNGELFPQDVTISVVRDEFGEISHVFSLFSDISVHKDAEARMQRMANYDSLTGLPNRCLLNQLVDQGLAEAKRQGTHGALMVIDISRIGSISDTLGHEVGDQLVIAIGQLFRGALRDADILARVDNSKFVVALLHIEKREHAANVAQKLLNLLEAPINIDTHALHVGASIGITVYPEDGLEAPALFRFADVAVSKASQTIESTFLFYREDMNRRAKEHLRLESEMRLALGDKELELHYQPKVSLASGRIVGAEALLRWKHPMRGMVSPGVFIPVAEETSLILELGTWVLDEACRQIRSWEDRGLHMPAIAVNLSARQFDEQLPARIAAVLERYGVRPDQIMLEITESLLMRGADKVIDIMNQLVAMGLALALDDFGTGYSSLAYLKKFPISTLKIDRSFVIGLPFEENDCAIARAIVTMAQQLRQEIVAEGVETAEQMRFLRELGCDQLQGYLFSPAVPAAEFELMFDEGRQLRLEELA; from the coding sequence ATGCTTGAGGCGAAGGTTGCGCTGTGCCTGCGACTGGCCCAGGATGCCCGTGAACAGGCGGGGCCGCAGCAGGCCGCCACCATGGCGCGGCTGGAGGAAGAACTGGAGCGGCTGCGCGGCGCCAGCCGGCCCGTGGTGCGCGTGGCGCCGGCCGACGCCTTGCTGGAAATCGATCCCGATGGCTTTTTGATCGGCTGGAACCATGGGGCCGAACAGATGTTCGGCTATTCCGAACTGGAAGCGCTGGGCCAGCACATCCTGTTTTTGTATCCGGAAGACGACGCGGAAGCGAGCGTGCTGGAGCTGCATTTCACCCAGGGCGACGTGGCCACCGATGTGCGCCGGCGCAAGAAGTCGGGCATGGTGACGTGGTTGCGCATGCACCGCCACGTGATTCACGACCAGGCCGGCAAGGCATGCGGCATGGCCGTTCGCCTGTCGGCCATGAGCGAGCCGCTGTCCGACGTGGACAAGGTCAGGTTGCACGCGCGCATCATCGAAGACAGCGAGCAAGCCGTGCTGATCACGGATGCGGAAGAGCGCATCGTCTCGATCAACAGTTCCTTCAGCCGCATCACCGGCTATTCGCCGGCAGAAGCCATCGGCCGCACGCCGGACTTGCTGCGTTCTGGCGTGCACGACCCCGATTTCCGCGCCAAGGTGCGCGCCGCCATGCGGGGACACGGCTCCTGGCGCGGCGAAATCATCGGCAAGCGCAAGAATGGCGAACTGTTCCCGCAAGACGTCACCATCAGCGTCGTGCGCGATGAATTTGGCGAGATCAGCCACGTGTTTTCCCTGTTTTCCGATATCTCGGTGCACAAGGATGCCGAAGCGCGCATGCAGCGCATGGCCAACTACGACAGCCTGACGGGCTTGCCCAACCGCTGCCTGCTGAACCAATTGGTCGACCAGGGCCTGGCCGAAGCGAAACGGCAGGGCACGCATGGCGCGCTGATGGTCATCGACATCAGCCGCATCGGTTCCATCAGCGACACGCTGGGCCATGAAGTGGGCGACCAGCTGGTGATCGCCATCGGCCAGCTGTTCCGTGGCGCCCTGCGCGACGCGGACATCCTGGCGCGGGTCGACAACAGCAAGTTCGTCGTGGCCCTGCTGCATATCGAAAAGCGCGAACACGCGGCGAATGTGGCGCAAAAGCTGCTCAATTTGCTCGAAGCGCCGATCAATATCGATACGCACGCCCTGCACGTGGGCGCCAGCATCGGCATCACCGTGTATCCGGAAGACGGCCTGGAAGCGCCGGCCCTGTTCCGCTTTGCCGACGTGGCCGTGTCCAAGGCAAGCCAGACCATCGAATCGACCTTCCTGTTTTACCGCGAAGACATGAACCGCAGGGCCAAGGAACATTTGCGGCTGGAAAGTGAAATGCGTTTGGCCTTGGGCGACAAGGAGCTGGAATTGCACTACCAGCCGAAAGTGAGCCTGGCCAGCGGGCGCATCGTCGGCGCGGAAGCCTTGCTGCGCTGGAAGCATCCGATGCGCGGCATGGTCTCGCCCGGCGTCTTCATCCCCGTCGCCGAGGAAACCAGTTTGATCCTGGAGCTGGGCACCTGGGTGCTGGACGAGGCGTGCCGCCAGATCCGCAGCTGGGAAGACCGGGGCCTGCACATGCCGGCCATCGCCGTCAACCTGTCGGCGCGCCAGTTCGATGAACAATTGCCCGCGCGCATAGCGGCCGTGCTGGAACGCTATGGCGTGCGGCCCGACCAGATCATGCTGGAAATCACGGAAAGCCTGCTGATGCGCGGCGCCGACAAGGTGATCGACATCATGAACCAGCTGGTGGCCATGGGCCTGGCGCTGGCGCTGGACGACTTCGGCACCGGCTATTCCAGCCTCGCCTACCTGAAGAAATTCCCCATCAGTACCTTGAAAATCGACCGCTCCTTCGTCATCGGCTTGCCCTTCGAGGAAAACGATTGCGCCATCGCCCGCGCCATCGTCACCATGGCGCAGCAGTTGCGCCAGGAAATCGTCGCCGAAGGGGTGGAAACGGCCGAACAGATGCGCTTCCTGCGCGAACTCGGTTGCGATCAGTTGCAAGGCTATCTGTTCAGCCCGGCCGTGCCGGCGGCCGAGTTCGAGCTGATGTTCGATGAAGGCCGGCAGTTGCGGCTGGAAGAGCTGGCCTGA
- a CDS encoding glutaredoxin domain-containing protein, translating to MTRAILDEAQIHSAARPLIGSKHKDIVREVQAAIAAHQVVVVGMALNPFPRKARKILDVLGTPYQYLQYGSYLNQWHRRNALKMWTGWPTFPMVFVNGVLIGGASELQKLVENGEFSAMLAKKVRQF from the coding sequence ATGACCCGCGCCATCCTTGACGAAGCCCAGATCCATTCCGCCGCCCGCCCCTTGATCGGCAGCAAACACAAGGACATCGTGCGCGAGGTGCAGGCGGCCATCGCCGCGCACCAGGTGGTGGTGGTCGGCATGGCGCTCAATCCGTTTCCGCGCAAGGCGCGCAAGATCCTCGACGTGCTGGGCACGCCCTACCAGTACCTGCAATACGGCAGCTATTTGAACCAGTGGCATCGCCGCAATGCCCTCAAGATGTGGACGGGCTGGCCCACGTTTCCCATGGTCTTTGTCAACGGTGTGCTCATCGGTGGCGCCAGCGAGCTGCAAAAGCTGGTGGAAAATGGCGAGTTCAGCGCCATGCTGGCAAAGAAGGTGCGCCAGTTTTAA
- a CDS encoding MFS transporter, giving the protein MTTASPVSPSASKMPPGVLALAVGAFAIGVTEFIVVGILPTIAKDLHISIESAGSLVSLYALALAIGTPLLVLLMSRLPRKAALLGLMSVFLAGNLLAAFSHTFELLLLGRVITAVAHGTYFAIGATVAASLVDKAQAGRAISVMFAGLTLAMVVGVPFGSFLGNLMGWRLPFFAVAVLAALGLAAMARWLPAGLQQGKGGKAMTQLAALGSGPILTMMAVTTFGFGSSFAAFTFITPILTDVTGFSATMASALLIVFGVATFAGNLAGGYLTSHLGWQKALRAMLLLLAVTQAGVALSISSPWMMTAMLFVWGVFAFGLSPALQAGMLATAERYTPQAVDFASGLNISAFNLGISFGSMLGALMVSRQLMASSPWAGVAAALLALLPLAWLARKNLAAHVAGAAAH; this is encoded by the coding sequence ATGACCACCGCAAGCCCTGTTTCCCCTTCAGCCAGCAAGATGCCGCCCGGCGTGCTGGCGCTGGCCGTCGGCGCCTTTGCCATCGGCGTCACCGAATTCATCGTCGTCGGCATCCTGCCGACCATTGCCAAGGATTTACATATTTCCATCGAGTCGGCCGGCTCGCTGGTCAGCCTGTATGCGCTGGCGCTGGCCATCGGCACGCCGCTGCTGGTGCTGCTGATGTCGCGCCTGCCGCGCAAGGCGGCCCTGCTGGGACTGATGAGCGTGTTCCTTGCCGGTAATCTGCTGGCCGCCTTTTCGCACACGTTTGAACTGTTGCTGCTGGGAAGGGTCATCACGGCCGTGGCGCACGGCACCTACTTTGCCATCGGCGCCACCGTGGCCGCCAGCCTGGTGGACAAGGCGCAGGCGGGCAGGGCGATTTCCGTGATGTTTGCGGGCCTGACGTTGGCCATGGTGGTCGGCGTGCCGTTCGGCAGCTTCCTCGGCAACCTGATGGGCTGGCGCTTGCCCTTTTTTGCCGTCGCCGTGCTGGCTGCGCTGGGTCTGGCGGCAATGGCGCGCTGGCTGCCGGCCGGCTTACAGCAGGGCAAGGGCGGCAAGGCCATGACGCAGCTGGCGGCCCTCGGTAGCGGCCCCATCCTCACCATGATGGCCGTGACGACGTTCGGCTTTGGCAGCAGCTTTGCCGCGTTCACGTTCATTACGCCCATCCTGACGGATGTGACGGGGTTTTCCGCCACCATGGCCAGCGCCTTGCTGATCGTGTTCGGTGTCGCCACCTTTGCCGGCAACCTGGCGGGCGGCTACCTGACCAGCCACCTGGGCTGGCAAAAGGCCTTGCGCGCGATGCTGCTATTGCTGGCCGTCACGCAAGCGGGCGTTGCCTTGAGCATCAGCTCGCCATGGATGATGACGGCGATGCTGTTCGTCTGGGGCGTGTTCGCCTTCGGCCTGTCGCCCGCCCTGCAGGCCGGCATGCTGGCCACGGCCGAGCGCTATACGCCGCAAGCCGTCGATTTCGCTTCGGGCCTGAACATTTCCGCGTTCAACCTGGGCATTTCCTTCGGCTCCATGCTGGGGGCGCTGATGGTCTCGCGCCAGTTGATGGCCTCGTCGCCGTGGGCCGGCGTGGCTGCCGCATTGCTCGCCTTGCTGCCGCTGGCGTGGCTGGCGCGCAAGAACCTGGCCGCCCATGTGGCGGGTGCGGCCGCGCACTGA
- a CDS encoding MFS transporter — MPIALLALTLSAFAIGTTEFVIVGLLPTIAADLGVNLPSAGLLVSLYALGVAVGAPVLTALTGKIPRKTLLLSLMVLFTLGNLLAWKSPGYETLVIARILTGLAHGVFFSIGSTIATSLVPKDKAASAIAIMFTGLTVALVTGVPLGTFIGQHFGWRETFLAVSALGLVAFIGSLLYVPSNIAHSKPASLLQQVQVLGQPRLLLVYAMTAVGYGGSFIAFTYLAPILQQVSGFSAGAVGVVMLVYGVSVAFGNIWGGKLADRKGPVSALKLIFLLLAAVLLLLTFTAPHPVLVVITVLLWGAVAFGNVAGLQVYVVQQAEHFTPRAVDVASGLNIAAFNLGIAGGAWGGGLIVEHLGLVHTGWIGALVVLGAFGLTALSGRMDRRYPIPVRAGGEKSIHAVGH, encoded by the coding sequence ATGCCCATTGCCTTGCTCGCGCTGACCCTCAGCGCATTTGCCATCGGAACCACCGAGTTTGTCATCGTCGGGCTGTTGCCCACCATCGCCGCAGACCTGGGCGTCAATCTGCCATCGGCCGGCTTGCTGGTCAGCCTGTATGCGCTGGGCGTCGCCGTCGGCGCGCCCGTGCTGACGGCCCTGACGGGCAAGATCCCGCGCAAGACCTTGCTGCTGTCCCTGATGGTCTTGTTTACTTTGGGTAATTTGCTGGCGTGGAAATCGCCCGGCTACGAAACCCTCGTCATCGCCCGCATCCTGACGGGGCTGGCGCATGGCGTGTTCTTTTCCATCGGCTCGACCATCGCCACGTCCCTGGTGCCGAAGGACAAGGCGGCCAGCGCGATTGCCATCATGTTTACGGGCTTGACCGTGGCCCTGGTGACGGGCGTGCCGCTGGGCACCTTCATCGGCCAGCATTTCGGCTGGCGCGAAACCTTCCTCGCCGTCTCGGCCCTGGGCCTCGTGGCGTTCATCGGCAGCCTGCTGTACGTGCCATCGAATATCGCCCACAGCAAACCGGCGTCCTTGCTGCAGCAAGTGCAGGTATTGGGCCAGCCGCGCCTGCTGTTGGTGTATGCGATGACGGCCGTCGGTTATGGCGGCTCCTTCATCGCCTTTACCTACTTGGCGCCGATTTTGCAGCAAGTATCGGGTTTCAGCGCGGGCGCCGTGGGCGTGGTGATGCTCGTGTATGGCGTGTCCGTGGCGTTCGGCAATATCTGGGGCGGCAAGCTGGCCGACAGGAAAGGCCCTGTCAGTGCCCTGAAACTGATCTTTTTACTGCTGGCGGCCGTCTTGCTGCTGCTGACCTTCACGGCGCCGCATCCCGTGCTCGTCGTCATCACCGTGCTGCTGTGGGGCGCCGTGGCCTTCGGTAATGTGGCTGGCCTGCAAGTGTATGTTGTGCAGCAAGCCGAACACTTCACGCCCCGCGCCGTCGACGTGGCTTCGGGTTTGAATATCGCCGCTTTCAACCTGGGCATCGCCGGCGGCGCCTGGGGCGGTGGCTTGATCGTCGAACACCTGGGTCTCGTGCACACGGGCTGGATCGGTGCCCTCGTCGTGCTGGGCGCGTTCGGCTTGACGGCCTTGAGCGGCCGGATGGATCGGCGCTATCCCATCCCCGTGCGTGCTGGCGGTGAAAAGTCGATCCATGCGGTGGGGCATTAA
- a CDS encoding LysR family transcriptional regulator, with protein sequence MLRLSLEALQIVDAIDRRGSFSSAGKELHKVPSTISYTVAKLEDDLGVQVFQRNGPKVMLTAAGQELLKEGRYLLKAAQDLEHRVRRVASGWETELSIGIDSMFSAVALADDVRAFYDVAQQTRLRLSQDTLSGTWEALLDRRADLLVGAPGDGPAGGGYIAQPIGMLDFVFTVAPTHPLAQVREPLSRGHLQQHRAVVVADSARQMAPRTVGLLLGQDALSVPNMQVKFDYQVLGLGFGFLPGPCARAAIARGLLVEKAVEEPKPSETFYLAWRVGEDGAALRWWMARMREPDVFARLAQHLPGHSA encoded by the coding sequence ATGTTAAGACTGAGCCTGGAAGCCCTGCAAATCGTTGACGCCATCGACCGCCGCGGATCGTTCTCGTCGGCCGGCAAGGAGCTGCATAAAGTGCCGTCCACCATTTCCTATACCGTGGCCAAGCTGGAAGACGACCTGGGCGTGCAAGTGTTCCAGCGCAATGGCCCGAAAGTCATGCTGACGGCGGCCGGCCAGGAATTGCTGAAGGAGGGCCGTTATCTGTTGAAGGCGGCGCAGGACCTCGAGCACCGCGTGCGCAGGGTGGCATCCGGCTGGGAAACGGAATTGTCCATCGGCATCGACTCCATGTTTTCCGCCGTGGCCCTGGCCGACGACGTGCGCGCCTTTTACGACGTGGCGCAGCAGACGCGGCTGCGCCTGTCGCAGGACACCCTGTCGGGCACGTGGGAAGCGCTGCTGGACCGACGCGCCGACTTGCTGGTGGGCGCGCCCGGCGACGGGCCGGCCGGCGGCGGCTATATCGCGCAGCCGATCGGCATGCTCGACTTCGTCTTTACCGTGGCGCCCACGCATCCGCTGGCGCAGGTGCGGGAACCCTTGTCGCGCGGCCACCTGCAGCAGCACCGGGCCGTGGTGGTGGCCGATTCGGCGCGCCAGATGGCGCCGCGCACGGTGGGGCTGTTGCTGGGGCAAGATGCCTTGAGCGTGCCGAACATGCAGGTCAAGTTCGATTACCAGGTGCTGGGGCTGGGTTTTGGCTTCCTGCCGGGGCCGTGCGCCCGCGCCGCCATCGCGCGCGGCTTGCTGGTGGAAAAGGCAGTGGAAGAACCGAAACCGTCGGAAACGTTTTACCTGGCCTGGCGAGTGGGCGAGGATGGCGCGGCGCTGCGCTGGTGGATGGCGCGCATGCGCGAACCGGATGTGTTTGCCCGCCTGGCGCAGCATCTGCCGGGCCATTCGGCGTAG
- a CDS encoding pirin family protein, which produces MLQIRHSEERGAANHGWLNSHHSFSFGSYHDPLHMGFGPLLVINEDRVTPGQGFGTHGHRDMEIISYVLDGALEHKDSMGTGSVLHYGDVQRMSAGSGVRHSEFNHSATDGLHFLQIWIQPNVTGIPPSYEEKHFTPESKRGKLRLIASSDGRQGSVLIHQNAAIYASILQEGEQAEHALDEGRLAYVHLIRGSLVVNGTPLKAGDALKLTQEASVIITQPEDAEFLVFDLPK; this is translated from the coding sequence ATGTTACAGATTCGTCATAGCGAAGAACGCGGCGCCGCCAACCACGGCTGGCTCAATTCCCACCACAGCTTTTCCTTCGGCAGCTACCACGATCCGCTGCACATGGGCTTTGGCCCCTTGCTGGTGATCAATGAAGACCGGGTCACGCCAGGCCAGGGTTTCGGCACGCACGGCCACCGCGACATGGAAATCATTTCGTATGTGCTCGACGGCGCGCTGGAACACAAGGACAGCATGGGCACGGGCTCCGTCCTGCACTACGGCGATGTGCAGCGCATGAGCGCCGGCAGCGGCGTGCGCCACAGCGAGTTCAACCACTCGGCAACGGATGGCTTGCACTTCCTGCAGATCTGGATCCAGCCGAACGTGACGGGCATTCCGCCCAGCTATGAAGAGAAACACTTCACGCCGGAAAGCAAACGGGGCAAGCTGCGCCTGATCGCCTCGAGCGACGGCCGCCAGGGTTCCGTGCTGATCCACCAGAATGCGGCCATCTACGCCAGCATCCTGCAGGAAGGCGAACAGGCCGAACATGCGCTCGACGAAGGCCGCCTCGCCTATGTGCACCTGATCCGCGGCAGCCTGGTGGTCAACGGCACGCCGTTGAAAGCGGGCGATGCGCTGAAACTGACGCAGGAAGCCAGCGTCATCATCACGCAGCCGGAAGACGCGGAATTCCTCGTCTTCGACTTACCCAAATAA
- a CDS encoding EamA family transporter — protein MPLRRYSSLIPLLAILGSVTCLGLGTSWAKHSLFPLVGAQGTTAVRVGFSALLLLLFWRPWRWQLSRADLRTVALYGAALGLTNLCFYMALRTIPFGIAVAIEFSGPLAVALLASRRPIDFVWVALAVAGLALLLPLGHDVSNLDPTGVLFALGAAVCWASYIVFGKRASHLHAGHSVSLGLAMAALVVVPVGVMHSGAALLSPVVLAVGLGVALISSAIPISLEMVALKRLTPQAFGIMSSMEPAVAAMLAYILLDERLGAPQWLAIAMIMAASMGSSYMAQRQKRAPAAAVHT, from the coding sequence ATGCCATTACGCCGCTATTCCTCATTGATTCCCCTGCTGGCCATCCTCGGCTCCGTCACCTGCCTGGGACTGGGCACGTCATGGGCCAAGCACAGCCTGTTCCCGCTGGTGGGCGCACAGGGCACGACGGCCGTGCGCGTGGGCTTTTCCGCCTTGCTGCTGTTGCTGTTCTGGCGACCGTGGCGCTGGCAGCTGAGCCGCGCCGACCTGCGCACCGTGGCCCTGTACGGCGCGGCGCTGGGTTTGACGAACCTGTGCTTCTACATGGCCTTGCGCACGATTCCGTTCGGCATCGCCGTGGCGATCGAGTTTTCCGGCCCGCTGGCCGTGGCCCTGCTCGCCTCGCGCCGCCCCATCGACTTCGTCTGGGTGGCCCTGGCCGTGGCGGGACTGGCGCTGCTGCTGCCGCTCGGCCACGACGTCAGCAACCTCGACCCCACCGGCGTGCTGTTCGCCCTGGGCGCCGCCGTCTGCTGGGCCTCGTATATCGTCTTCGGCAAGCGCGCCAGCCATTTGCATGCGGGCCACTCCGTGTCGCTGGGCCTGGCCATGGCTGCCCTGGTGGTGGTGCCCGTCGGCGTGATGCACAGCGGCGCCGCCCTGCTCTCGCCTGTCGTGCTGGCCGTGGGGCTGGGCGTGGCCCTCATTTCCAGCGCCATCCCGATCTCGCTGGAAATGGTGGCCCTGAAGCGGCTGACGCCGCAAGCGTTCGGCATCATGAGCAGCATGGAACCGGCCGTGGCTGCCATGCTGGCGTACATCCTGCTCGACGAGCGCCTCGGTGCCCCGCAATGGCTGGCCATCGCCATGATCATGGCCGCATCGATGGGCAGCTCGTACATGGCGCAGCGCCAGAAACGGGCGCCGGCCGCCGCCGTGCATACCTGA
- a CDS encoding APH(3') family aminoglycoside O-phosphotransferase, whose product MKLSKSRQAAVTAAMPASLSAAVVAYQWARDSGGESDAAVYRLHGRDGVPDLYLKHGRGCAAADIADELARLRWLAQYLPVPAVVEFAHVADPDQAWLLMMAIPGTTASAVLEENPALGPAVTDALAAFLRRLHALPVSDCPFDAGHAVRLPQARQRIDAGLVDAGDFDAGRAGWTTEQVWLALQECLPLAPDLVVTHGDFSLDNILLHEGAVVGCLDVGRAGVADRYQDLAIAWRGLGELDATLPQRLLQQYGILDADQGKLQFHWLLDELF is encoded by the coding sequence ATGAAGCTATCCAAAAGCAGGCAAGCCGCCGTGACGGCAGCCATGCCCGCCAGCCTGTCCGCCGCCGTGGTTGCTTATCAATGGGCGCGCGACAGCGGCGGCGAGTCGGACGCTGCCGTCTACCGCCTGCATGGCAGGGACGGTGTGCCGGACCTTTACCTGAAGCACGGCAGGGGTTGTGCCGCCGCCGACATCGCCGATGAACTGGCGCGCCTGCGCTGGCTGGCGCAATACCTGCCCGTGCCTGCCGTGGTCGAGTTCGCCCACGTGGCAGACCCGGACCAGGCATGGCTGCTGATGATGGCCATCCCAGGCACAACGGCGTCAGCGGTGCTGGAAGAAAACCCCGCCCTTGGCCCCGCCGTGACCGACGCGCTGGCGGCCTTCCTGCGCCGCCTGCACGCGCTGCCCGTGAGCGACTGCCCGTTCGACGCCGGCCATGCTGTCCGGCTGCCCCAGGCGCGCCAGCGCATCGATGCGGGCCTGGTCGATGCGGGCGATTTCGATGCCGGGCGGGCAGGCTGGACAACGGAGCAAGTGTGGCTGGCGCTGCAGGAGTGCCTACCCCTCGCACCCGACCTCGTCGTCACGCATGGCGACTTCTCGCTGGACAATATCCTCCTGCACGAAGGCGCCGTCGTCGGCTGCCTCGATGTGGGGCGGGCGGGCGTCGCTGACCGCTACCAGGACCTGGCCATCGCCTGGCGCGGTCTTGGAGAGTTGGACGCCACGCTACCGCAAAGGTTGTTGCAGCAATATGGGATCCTTGATGCCGATCAAGGCAAGCTGCAATTTCATTGGCTGCTCGACGAGCTGTTCTGA
- a CDS encoding DUF3820 family protein: MNSEKLALLVTREMPYGKYQGRLLADLPGHYLGWFAREGFPSGELGSLIALMYELDHNDLRSLLDPLRTRKSPWRPGE; encoded by the coding sequence ATGAATTCAGAAAAACTGGCGCTGCTGGTCACGCGCGAAATGCCATATGGGAAATATCAGGGACGCTTGCTGGCCGACTTGCCGGGCCACTACCTGGGCTGGTTCGCGCGCGAGGGCTTCCCCTCGGGCGAACTGGGTAGTCTGATTGCGCTGATGTACGAGCTCGACCACAACGATTTGCGCAGCTTGCTCGACCCCTTGCGCACGCGCAAATCGCCGTGGCGGCCTGGGGAGTAA
- a CDS encoding DUF4256 domain-containing protein, with protein sequence MHEDLIHTLQTRFSQHMHRHADLTWDSVLARLNAAPASLAVLRQMEDTGGEPDVIGHAGDTGAVTFCDCSAESPIGRRSLCFDAAALAARKANKPAGNAVAMAQAMGIALLTQAQYRQLQELEPFDRKTSSWIATPDSIRALGGALFCDRRYEQVFVYHNGAESYYASRGFRGLLRV encoded by the coding sequence ATGCATGAGGACTTGATCCACACCTTGCAAACCCGCTTCAGCCAGCACATGCACCGCCATGCGGACTTGACGTGGGACAGCGTGCTGGCGCGCTTGAATGCCGCTCCCGCCAGCCTGGCGGTATTGCGGCAAATGGAAGACACGGGCGGCGAACCGGACGTCATCGGGCATGCCGGCGACACGGGCGCCGTCACGTTTTGCGATTGCTCCGCAGAAAGTCCCATCGGCCGGCGCAGCCTGTGTTTCGATGCCGCGGCCCTGGCCGCGCGCAAGGCCAACAAGCCGGCCGGCAACGCGGTTGCCATGGCGCAAGCGATGGGTATCGCATTGCTGACGCAGGCGCAATACCGCCAGTTGCAGGAACTGGAACCGTTCGACCGCAAAACGTCGAGCTGGATTGCGACGCCGGACAGCATCCGGGCGCTGGGCGGTGCCCTGTTTTGCGACCGCCGCTATGAACAGGTCTTCGTCTACCACAATGGCGCCGAATCGTATTATGCGAGCCGGGGCTTTCGTGGCTTGCTACGCGTCTGA
- a CDS encoding Lrp/AsnC family transcriptional regulator, whose translation MTQLSLTPSLALDTFDLAILDILQRDNTTSQREIAQAVHLSAPAVQRRIRRLRESGVIRHEVAVLDASRLGRPLILTVEVHLHDEHPQRTAGMRARIMAEPAIQQCYGITGEADYLLIITASSMAEYEALTERLFGGDDNIRRYRTSVALTCLKMGLYVPLG comes from the coding sequence ATGACGCAACTTTCGCTCACGCCTTCCCTTGCCCTCGATACCTTCGACCTGGCGATCCTCGATATCTTGCAGCGCGATAACACGACCTCGCAGCGCGAAATCGCCCAGGCCGTGCATTTGTCCGCGCCGGCCGTGCAGCGGCGCATCCGCCGCCTGCGCGAGAGCGGCGTGATCCGTCATGAAGTGGCCGTGCTCGACGCGAGCCGCCTGGGCCGCCCCCTGATCCTGACGGTGGAAGTGCATTTGCACGACGAGCACCCGCAGCGCACGGCCGGCATGCGCGCGCGCATCATGGCCGAGCCTGCCATACAGCAGTGCTACGGCATCACGGGCGAGGCCGACTACCTGCTGATCATTACCGCCAGCAGCATGGCCGAATACGAAGCGCTGACGGAACGCCTGTTCGGCGGCGACGACAATATCCGGCGCTACCGCACCTCGGTGGCCTTGACCTGTCTCAAGATGGGCTTGTACGTGCCGCTGGGATAG